In Sphingomonas sp., a single window of DNA contains:
- a CDS encoding ATP-binding cassette domain-containing protein: MIACENLHKRYKGKTVLRGVNFAVHPGQRVGLLGRNGAGKSTLIKLVGGVEMPSSGRVIRNMTCSWPLGFGGGFQGSLTGYDNARFIARIYDRRYSDLRAFVEEFTELGSQLRMPVKTYSSGMRARLAFALSLAIEFECYLIDEVIMVGDQNFQRKSQIEFFEKRRDRALIFASHSPEFIREYCNRAIVLHQGTASMFDDVEEGLAAYAAL, encoded by the coding sequence ATGATTGCATGTGAAAATCTCCATAAGCGTTACAAGGGCAAAACGGTTCTGAGGGGCGTGAACTTCGCTGTTCATCCCGGCCAGCGCGTGGGACTGCTCGGGCGTAACGGCGCTGGCAAATCTACCCTGATCAAATTGGTTGGGGGTGTGGAAATGCCTTCATCCGGTCGGGTCATCCGGAATATGACGTGTTCGTGGCCGCTTGGATTTGGCGGCGGCTTTCAAGGCAGCCTCACTGGGTACGACAACGCGCGCTTCATCGCGCGCATCTACGATCGACGATACAGCGACCTGCGCGCGTTCGTGGAAGAGTTCACCGAGTTGGGAAGCCAACTGCGCATGCCGGTGAAGACCTATTCTTCGGGCATGCGTGCGCGATTGGCGTTTGCGCTTTCATTGGCCATCGAGTTCGAGTGTTATCTCATCGATGAAGTGATCATGGTTGGAGACCAGAATTTTCAACGCAAAAGTCAAATAGAATTTTTTGAGAAACGCCGCGATCGCGCCCTGATATTTGCGTCGCACAGCCCGGAATTTATCCGCGAATACTGCAATCGCGCAATTGTGCTGCATCAAGGTACCGCTTCGATGTTTGATGACGTCGAAGAAGGGTTGGCCGCATACGCTGCGTTGTGA
- a CDS encoding ABC transporter permease, translated as MTRLNSGLQSQGRIIKALMIRELTTRFGRENIGFLWIMVEPMLFAGLVGLMWTFLKGSEEHGIGIVAFVVSGYLPLTFLRNTFSRCVSIFVANSSLLYHRQIKLMDFIFVRVLIEFIGTTMAWIFMCSVLGIFDLIPVPYDIGMALLGWSLYFLFVLSMGFIIAPLSEMSEVLEKLLPVTVYLAIPLSGTFNLASWLTPAARDYALWSPLVNAMEILRYGLFGNAIRPYYSVTLPLMASAMCMIVGLMLCRHVRKKLTVE; from the coding sequence ATGACCCGGCTCAATTCCGGACTGCAAAGTCAAGGCAGGATCATCAAGGCCTTGATGATCCGGGAACTGACCACCCGTTTCGGCCGGGAGAACATCGGATTCCTGTGGATCATGGTGGAGCCTATGCTCTTCGCGGGCCTGGTCGGCCTGATGTGGACCTTTCTCAAGGGGTCGGAGGAGCATGGTATTGGCATCGTCGCCTTCGTGGTGAGCGGCTACCTGCCTTTGACCTTCCTTCGGAATACCTTCAGCCGCTGCGTCAGCATCTTTGTCGCCAACAGTAGCTTGCTCTACCATCGCCAGATCAAGCTGATGGACTTCATTTTTGTTCGCGTGCTGATCGAGTTTATCGGGACCACGATGGCCTGGATATTCATGTGCTCGGTATTGGGCATTTTTGACCTTATCCCGGTTCCGTACGACATTGGGATGGCTTTGCTTGGCTGGTCTTTGTATTTCCTGTTCGTACTCTCCATGGGCTTTATCATTGCGCCTCTTTCGGAGATGTCGGAAGTTCTCGAGAAGCTGCTTCCCGTCACGGTCTACCTTGCGATTCCGCTATCCGGGACATTCAACTTGGCATCCTGGCTGACCCCTGCTGCGCGCGACTACGCACTGTGGTCGCCGCTGGTCAACGCCATGGAAATCTTGCGGTACGGCCTGTTTGGCAATGCGATCAGACCTTACTATAGCGTCACCCTGCCACTTATGGCGTCGGCTATGTGCATGATTGTGGGGCTTATGCTTTGCAGGCACGTCCGCAAAAAATTGACCGTCGAATGA
- a CDS encoding capsule biosynthesis protein, with translation MITVGLPTLLAILYYGLIASDIYVSESRFVIKSPDRKQAQLSSLANLIQTTGLSAGQEQTNEVIDYLRSRNALVDLSKQVDVLAVFTNPQADGLSKFPGIWSDRSSESLHRYYGKMVDIHIDHDTSNAVLQVKAFQPRDAYRLNESLLKLSEALVNRLNARASSRAITEAQERVKTAEDRVRAARIELAGYRNSSQLLDPEQQGKGVLEISNALIARRASLQAQLATIVRAAPSNPALPALRQQIAALTAQIAAQESRAVGGSSGIASKLSGYEALEVEQKFATEMLTAASASLEQARADALRQKFYLERIVEPNVPDQAMLPSRLKQILTVLGVSLCLYLVGWMLIVGILEHAPEDR, from the coding sequence TTGATCACTGTCGGCCTGCCTACGCTGCTGGCGATCTTGTACTATGGCCTGATAGCCTCCGACATCTACGTCTCGGAATCCCGATTTGTCATCAAATCTCCGGATCGTAAGCAGGCGCAGCTCTCGTCGCTCGCCAACCTTATCCAAACGACGGGCCTGTCCGCGGGTCAGGAGCAGACGAATGAGGTCATTGATTACCTTCGGTCACGCAATGCGCTTGTCGATCTTTCCAAGCAAGTTGACGTGCTTGCCGTCTTCACCAACCCGCAGGCGGATGGACTAAGCAAATTCCCGGGCATCTGGTCGGATCGGAGCAGCGAAAGCCTGCACCGGTATTATGGCAAGATGGTCGACATCCACATCGATCATGACACGAGCAACGCCGTTCTGCAGGTCAAGGCGTTCCAGCCACGGGATGCCTACCGCCTGAACGAAAGCCTTCTCAAGCTCAGCGAGGCGTTGGTCAACCGGCTGAACGCACGGGCCAGTTCGCGTGCGATCACCGAGGCGCAGGAACGGGTGAAAACCGCCGAAGACCGAGTCCGCGCGGCAAGGATCGAGCTGGCGGGGTATCGTAACAGTTCGCAGTTGCTCGACCCGGAACAGCAGGGCAAGGGTGTGCTGGAGATATCAAACGCCCTGATTGCCCGGCGCGCCAGTTTGCAGGCCCAGTTAGCTACGATCGTGAGGGCCGCACCGTCCAATCCTGCCTTGCCGGCTTTGCGGCAGCAGATTGCGGCTTTGACGGCCCAGATAGCGGCGCAAGAATCGCGTGCAGTCGGGGGCAGTTCGGGGATTGCCTCGAAGCTAAGTGGCTATGAAGCCCTGGAGGTGGAACAGAAGTTCGCTACCGAAATGCTGACCGCTGCGAGCGCATCGCTTGAACAGGCGCGTGCCGACGCGTTGCGGCAGAAATTCTATCTGGAGCGCATTGTCGAGCCGAACGTGCCGGACCAGGCAATGCTGCCCTCGCGCCTGAAGCAGATCCTCACTGTCCTAGGCGTATCGCTTTGCCTCTATCTCGTGGGCTGGATGTTGATCGTCGGCATTCTCGAACACGCGCCGGAAGACCGATGA
- a CDS encoding phytanoyl-CoA dioxygenase family protein yields the protein MNTIFSGVPRIESPVFDADDPDAAFNAEERHVALDLNTRGYAVIDFPDPELNDRIERIKADLGPHYGLDLTNPETDKTIGERRIQDAWRINADVRAIASNTAIIDMLSRLYGRTAFPFQTLNFPVGTEQGAHSDSAHFSSFPERFMCGVWLAMEDVGADAGPLFYYPGSHRWPIVNNGMLGRRGYDSNAHSAQTPYEPAWQALRDAHGTQAETFLARKGQALIWCANLLHGGSRQNNPKLTRWSQVTHYYFENCIYYTPAFSDEATGRLALRNIISISDGQPRDNKYLEERIIPPDQRRRRWWQIGSLNKGHR from the coding sequence ATGAATACGATATTTTCCGGCGTGCCGCGCATTGAGTCGCCGGTCTTCGATGCCGATGATCCAGACGCCGCTTTCAACGCGGAGGAGCGGCACGTTGCTCTTGATCTGAACACGCGAGGCTATGCCGTTATCGATTTCCCCGATCCGGAGCTGAATGACAGGATCGAGCGGATTAAGGCGGACTTGGGCCCGCACTATGGCTTGGACCTGACAAATCCCGAAACGGACAAGACCATTGGCGAGCGCCGCATACAGGATGCCTGGCGCATCAATGCCGATGTACGTGCGATAGCGTCCAATACCGCGATCATAGATATGTTGAGCAGGCTGTATGGCCGAACCGCCTTTCCGTTTCAGACGTTGAATTTCCCCGTGGGGACCGAGCAGGGCGCGCATTCGGATTCCGCGCATTTTTCCAGCTTTCCCGAACGCTTCATGTGTGGCGTCTGGCTGGCGATGGAAGACGTTGGTGCTGACGCAGGACCGCTGTTTTACTATCCTGGGTCCCATCGCTGGCCGATCGTGAACAACGGCATGCTCGGGCGACGTGGGTACGACAGCAACGCCCACTCGGCCCAGACTCCGTACGAGCCTGCCTGGCAGGCTCTTCGCGATGCGCATGGAACGCAGGCGGAGACGTTTCTTGCCCGTAAAGGGCAAGCGCTGATCTGGTGTGCAAACCTGCTGCACGGCGGTAGCAGGCAAAACAATCCCAAGCTTACGCGCTGGTCACAGGTCACGCATTACTATTTTGAAAATTGCATATATTATACTCCTGCTTTTTCCGATGAAGCGACAGGGCGTCTTGCTTTGAGGAACATCATCTCCATCAGCGACGGACAACCTAGAGACAACAAGTATCTAGAGGAACGGATCATTCCGCCGGACCAGCGGCGCCGCCGCTGGTGGCAGATAGGCAGTTTGAACAAAGGTCACAGATAA
- a CDS encoding polysaccharide biosynthesis/export family protein, whose product MQLRAVFSASLLISLGACSTLPTSGPTGVQVQKAVTAPDNQIGISLVEVDSPTALPVPRSSSVMTLKEMAPPPTDMVGTGDVLSIAIYEAGVSLFANGASSAAQAEGFDPSARAQTFPAVRVDDTGSITLPYAGRLHVMGKTVNEIESQVRNALRGYSQNPQVLVSLRETVGNSVIVSGEVAKPGRLVLQTNREALTDAIALSGGYRGNAKDLVLRVTRHGETVDLRFSDLIADPALDVRAYPGDRLALVSSPYSYSVMGASGKVDQLSFNKPEMSLAEAMASAGGTSASFGDPKAVFVFRYQKASDGTAHPVVYHFNMMKTQSYFLSQKFAMRDQDILYFGNARANQPTKLVQLISQLFSPILTVTSAVQTVQNSR is encoded by the coding sequence ATGCAGTTGAGAGCAGTTTTTTCCGCATCGCTTTTGATCTCTCTCGGCGCATGTTCGACTCTGCCGACGAGTGGCCCTACCGGGGTTCAGGTACAAAAAGCGGTGACCGCGCCTGATAATCAAATCGGCATCAGTCTTGTGGAAGTCGACTCCCCGACGGCGCTGCCGGTGCCACGATCCAGCTCCGTCATGACGCTGAAGGAGATGGCTCCGCCGCCCACGGACATGGTTGGCACGGGCGACGTGCTCTCGATCGCGATCTATGAAGCCGGTGTGTCGCTGTTCGCCAATGGCGCCAGTTCGGCGGCACAGGCGGAAGGCTTTGATCCCTCGGCGAGGGCGCAGACTTTCCCCGCTGTGCGGGTCGATGACACGGGCAGCATCACACTCCCCTATGCAGGGCGTCTGCATGTCATGGGCAAAACGGTAAACGAGATTGAATCGCAGGTACGCAACGCGCTGCGAGGGTATTCGCAGAATCCGCAAGTTCTCGTAAGCCTGCGCGAAACCGTCGGCAACTCCGTCATCGTCAGCGGCGAGGTGGCCAAGCCAGGCCGTCTCGTGCTTCAAACCAACCGCGAAGCCTTGACCGATGCGATCGCCTTGTCGGGCGGCTATCGCGGTAACGCCAAGGATCTTGTCCTGCGCGTTACCCGTCACGGTGAGACCGTCGATCTGCGGTTCAGCGACCTGATCGCCGACCCCGCGCTTGACGTACGCGCGTATCCGGGCGACCGCTTGGCTTTGGTTAGCAGCCCCTACTCATATTCCGTGATGGGTGCTTCGGGCAAAGTCGATCAGTTGTCGTTTAACAAGCCCGAAATGTCGCTTGCCGAGGCGATGGCGAGTGCCGGGGGCACGAGCGCCAGCTTTGGCGACCCAAAAGCGGTCTTCGTATTCCGCTACCAGAAGGCCTCTGACGGGACAGCTCATCCAGTGGTCTATCACTTCAACATGATGAAAACCCAATCGTATTTTCTGTCGCAGAAATTCGCGATGCGGGATCAAGATATCCTGTATTTCGGCAATGCCAGAGCGAACCAACCGACCAAGCTGGTCCAGCTCATCAGTCAGCTGTTTTCGCCCATTCTTACCGTGACGAGCGCGGTGCAAACCGTGCAGAATAGCCGTTAA